A window from Ignavibacteriota bacterium encodes these proteins:
- a CDS encoding 3-methyl-2-oxobutanoate dehydrogenase subunit VorB — protein sequence MKDLQLMKGNEALAEAAIRAGCDAYFGYPITPQSEVLEYLSREAENRTGMVVLQAESEIASINMVYGAAGTGKKVMTSSSSPGMSLMQEGISYIACAELPCLLVNVNRGGPGLGTIQPGQSDYFQSVKGGGHGDYRLIVLAPATVQEMADFVKLGFELAFQYRNPVLILTDGALGQMMEKVDLFPQQERKFEILDWALTGKVKERNHNIITSLNLKAEEMEIINIHLQKKYKEIEKNEIRYEAIDCDDADYLIVAYGLVARICTKAAHLAREKGIKVGVLRPISLFPYPYEIINKLSDQVKSILDVEMSAGQMVEDVRLAVNGKIPVKFYGRMGGVVPGPEEILKAIEEKLVGGAA from the coding sequence ATGAAAGATTTACAATTAATGAAAGGTAATGAAGCATTAGCCGAAGCTGCAATTCGTGCCGGCTGCGATGCTTATTTTGGTTATCCAATTACTCCTCAATCAGAAGTTTTGGAATATTTAAGTCGCGAAGCTGAAAACAGAACTGGTATGGTTGTACTTCAAGCAGAAAGTGAAATTGCTTCAATCAATATGGTCTACGGTGCTGCCGGAACCGGAAAGAAAGTTATGACTTCATCTTCAAGCCCGGGAATGAGTTTAATGCAAGAAGGAATTTCTTATATTGCTTGTGCAGAACTTCCTTGCTTATTGGTTAATGTTAATCGTGGTGGACCTGGATTAGGAACTATCCAACCTGGGCAAAGTGATTATTTTCAAAGCGTAAAAGGCGGTGGACACGGAGATTATAGATTAATTGTTTTGGCTCCCGCAACAGTTCAAGAAATGGCAGATTTTGTAAAATTAGGATTTGAGTTAGCATTTCAATATCGAAATCCGGTATTGATTTTAACGGATGGCGCTCTTGGTCAAATGATGGAAAAAGTTGATTTATTTCCTCAGCAAGAAAGAAAATTTGAAATATTAGATTGGGCATTAACCGGAAAAGTGAAAGAAAGAAATCATAATATTATAACTTCGTTAAATCTTAAAGCAGAAGAAATGGAAATTATTAATATCCATCTTCAAAAAAAATATAAGGAAATTGAGAAGAATGAAATTAGATATGAAGCTATTGATTGTGATGATGCCGATTATCTAATTGTTGCTTATGGATTAGTTGCCCGAATTTGTACAAAAGCAGCACATCTTGCCAGAGAAAAAGGAATTAAAGTCGGTGTACTTCGACCAATATCATTATTCCCTTATCCTTATGAAATTATCAACAAACTTTCTGATCAAGTAAAAAGTATTTTAGATGTTGAAATGAGTGCCGGACAAATGGTTGAAGATGTTAGGCTTGCGGTAAACGGAAAAATTCCGGTGAAATTTTATGGAAGAATGGGCGGAGTTGTTCCGGGTCCAGAAGAAATTTTAAAGGCAATTGAAGAAAAATTAGTTGGAGGTGCCGCATGA
- a CDS encoding 2-oxoglutarate oxidoreductase, with the protein MNEKALIDDEHFEHTLRCEHAEIISPENIVYEKPGTLLDVDMHYCPGCGHGVVHRILAEVIDEMGIQSDVIGVAPVGCSVLAYNYLNIDFSEAAHGRASAAATGIKRVLPEKYVFSYQGDGDLAAIGTGETIHTCNRGENILILFINNGIYGMTGGQMAPTTLPGMKSTTSPFGRDVATMGNPLKITELVALLPGTYYVTRQSVHKPNNVRKTKKAIQKAFELQKDNKGTCFIEIVSNCPSNWKMTPIESNHWLEENMLPYYPLGDIKLPNGRN; encoded by the coding sequence ATGAATGAAAAAGCATTAATTGATGATGAACATTTTGAACATACATTAAGATGTGAACACGCTGAAATTATTTCACCGGAAAATATTGTGTATGAAAAACCTGGAACTTTGTTAGATGTTGATATGCATTATTGTCCAGGCTGCGGTCATGGAGTTGTTCATAGAATTTTAGCAGAAGTAATTGATGAAATGGGAATCCAATCGGATGTTATTGGAGTTGCTCCGGTTGGATGTTCAGTTCTAGCATATAATTATTTAAATATTGATTTTTCAGAAGCAGCTCATGGAAGAGCTTCTGCTGCGGCAACTGGAATTAAAAGAGTTCTTCCGGAAAAATATGTTTTTTCATATCAAGGTGATGGCGATTTAGCTGCAATTGGAACCGGTGAAACAATTCACACTTGTAATCGTGGTGAAAATATTTTAATTCTTTTTATCAATAATGGCATCTACGGAATGACTGGTGGACAAATGGCACCTACAACTTTACCGGGAATGAAATCAACAACATCTCCATTTGGACGAGATGTAGCAACAATGGGAAATCCATTAAAAATAACTGAGTTAGTTGCACTTTTGCCAGGAACTTATTACGTAACTCGTCAATCAGTTCACAAACCAAATAATGTTCGCAAAACAAAAAAAGCTATTCAAAAAGCATTTGAATTACAAAAAGATAATAAGGGAACTTGTTTTATTGAAATTGTATCTAATTGTCCTTCAAATTGGAAGATGACTCCAATAGAATCAAATCACTGGCTTGAAGAAAATATGCTTCCATATTATCCGCTTGGCGATATTAAGTTACCAAATGGGAGGAATTAA
- a CDS encoding 2-oxoacid:acceptor oxidoreductase family protein: MTEEIIIAGFGGQGVLSMGMILCYSGMIENKEVSWMPSYGPEMRGGTANCIAIISDTKISSPIISKFDTVIALNQPSVDKFEKAVKTNGLLLYEANNVIHPPTRSDIEIIGIDATKEAAKMKNIKIMNMIMLGGFLKKRPIIEIANILEGLKKVLPERYHNLIPLNEQALRRGMEMVEESSVTI; this comes from the coding sequence ATGACAGAAGAAATTATTATTGCCGGATTTGGTGGACAAGGTGTTTTATCAATGGGAATGATTTTATGTTATTCCGGAATGATTGAAAATAAAGAAGTAAGCTGGATGCCATCTTATGGTCCCGAAATGCGCGGGGGAACTGCAAATTGTATTGCAATAATTAGTGATACAAAAATCAGCTCGCCAATAATTTCAAAATTTGATACTGTGATTGCATTAAACCAACCTTCCGTTGATAAATTTGAAAAAGCTGTTAAAACAAACGGATTACTTTTATACGAAGCAAATAATGTCATACATCCGCCTACTAGAAGTGATATTGAAATTATCGGAATTGATGCAACTAAAGAAGCAGCGAAAATGAAAAATATTAAAATTATGAATATGATTATGCTTGGCGGATTTTTGAAAAAACGACCAATAATAGAAATAGCAAATATTTTAGAAGGATTAAAAAAAGTTCTTCCGGAAAGATATCATAACTTAATTCCGCTCAATGAGCAAGCACTCAGACGAGGAATGGAAATGGTAGAAGAAAGTTCGGTAACAATTTAA
- a CDS encoding Gfo/Idh/MocA family oxidoreductase: protein MNNFKRRDFIKTAAMAGFGMAVSPSLIKSEEKNKFKRAKPSGKTNIAFIGVGGRGRSHVELVAQRTDTEITAICDIDPDTITKTQKLLRDNNRKEVTVYTGDEFSFMKLLERDDIDGVIISTPWVWHARMSVASMKAGKFTGVEVSAANTLEECWDLVNTYEETGIPLMILENVCYARESMAVLKMIREGIFGELVHATCGYRHDLREVLFNGGNQTYGGGVEFGEKALGEARWRTQYYINQNADVYPTHGLGPVATWFDINRGNRFVTLTSTATKAVGLKDYIVNNPKGGEDHPNAKLKWKLGDIITSVIKTANDETIILNHDTSLPRPYSWGFTLHGSKGVWCGDFEGRRIYLEGKSPQHEWEVNENFDKYMKQNDHPLWAEEEKNAANAGHGGIDYFTIKQFVDSVKEEKNPPIDVYDAAAWSVITPLSEASIQNNSSPQYFPDFTRGRWMTNKPIFGI from the coding sequence ATGAACAATTTTAAAAGAAGAGATTTTATTAAAACCGCTGCAATGGCCGGTTTTGGAATGGCAGTTTCACCATCATTGATTAAATCTGAAGAAAAAAATAAATTTAAAAGAGCAAAACCATCCGGCAAAACGAATATAGCGTTTATTGGAGTTGGTGGAAGAGGGCGCTCTCATGTAGAATTAGTAGCACAAAGAACAGATACAGAAATTACTGCAATTTGTGATATTGATCCAGATACAATTACTAAAACTCAAAAATTACTAAGAGATAATAATCGCAAGGAAGTTACAGTTTATACCGGTGACGAATTTTCATTTATGAAATTATTAGAAAGAGATGATATAGATGGAGTTATAATTTCCACACCTTGGGTTTGGCATGCGAGAATGTCGGTTGCTTCAATGAAAGCCGGAAAATTTACGGGCGTTGAAGTTTCTGCTGCAAATACTTTAGAAGAATGCTGGGATTTGGTAAACACTTACGAAGAAACCGGAATTCCATTAATGATTTTAGAAAATGTATGCTACGCAAGAGAATCAATGGCAGTTTTAAAAATGATTAGAGAAGGAATATTTGGTGAATTAGTTCATGCAACTTGCGGATATCGACATGATCTACGCGAAGTTCTTTTTAATGGCGGCAATCAAACTTACGGCGGCGGTGTTGAATTTGGTGAAAAAGCTTTAGGAGAAGCAAGATGGCGAACTCAATACTATATAAATCAAAATGCTGATGTTTATCCCACGCACGGTCTTGGTCCAGTAGCTACTTGGTTTGATATAAATCGTGGAAATAGATTTGTAACTTTAACATCTACAGCCACAAAAGCAGTTGGATTAAAAGATTATATTGTTAATAATCCAAAAGGTGGAGAAGATCATCCGAATGCAAAATTGAAATGGAAACTGGGAGATATTATAACTTCAGTAATTAAAACTGCAAATGATGAAACAATTATTTTAAATCATGATACAAGCCTTCCGCGCCCATATTCTTGGGGATTTACATTACATGGATCAAAAGGAGTTTGGTGCGGAGATTTTGAAGGAAGACGAATTTATCTTGAAGGAAAATCGCCTCAGCATGAATGGGAAGTAAATGAAAATTTTGATAAATACATGAAACAAAATGATCATCCGCTTTGGGCTGAAGAAGAAAAAAATGCGGCAAATGCTGGCCATGGTGGTATCGATTATTTCACAATTAAACAATTTGTTGATTCAGTAAAAGAAGAAAAAAATCCGCCAATTGATGTATATGATGCAGCAGCATGGAGCGTTATAACTCCTTTATCCGAAGCATCAATTCAAAATAATAGTTCACCGCAATATTTTCCAGATTTTACAAGAGGAAGATGGATGACCAATAAACCAATTTTTGGAATTTGA
- a CDS encoding ferredoxin family protein, whose translation MAKVKGDIIIDIEKCKGCELCVEACPQDSLQRARQVNNKGYLYIVKVIDNCTGCTNCALVCPEGAITVYRKTESGNKQIAEVKNISSDISIEVNE comes from the coding sequence ATGGCAAAAGTAAAAGGCGATATTATTATTGATATCGAAAAATGCAAAGGCTGCGAACTTTGCGTTGAAGCATGCCCGCAAGATTCACTTCAAAGAGCCCGCCAAGTAAACAACAAAGGTTATTTGTACATCGTAAAAGTTATTGATAATTGTACCGGTTGCACAAATTGTGCTTTGGTTTGTCCGGAAGGTGCAATTACGGTTTACAGAAAAACAGAAAGTGGCAATAAACAAATCGCTGAAGTAAAAAATATTTCTTCTGACATTTCAATTGAGGTGAACGAATGA
- a CDS encoding T9SS type A sorting domain-containing protein: MRLELQDGTHDYHNMWDSALEGKGIKIEAGHTFESITGILFYSFSNYKLVPRKNDDFVGHVTNISQENVVPEVYSLSQNYPNPFNPSTIINYSIPNVASSFNSSVTLKIYDVLGREIKTLVNKVQTPGNYEVKFDAGNLSTGIYFYTLKSGDFYQTKKMMLIK; this comes from the coding sequence ATGAGATTAGAGCTTCAAGACGGAACACATGACTATCATAATATGTGGGATTCAGCATTGGAAGGCAAAGGAATTAAAATTGAAGCTGGGCATACTTTTGAAAGCATTACCGGAATTTTATTTTATTCATTTAGTAATTATAAACTTGTTCCAAGAAAAAATGATGATTTCGTAGGACATGTAACAAATATCAGTCAAGAAAACGTTGTACCGGAAGTTTATAGTTTATCACAAAATTATCCTAATCCTTTTAACCCAAGTACCATAATTAATTATTCAATTCCAAATGTTGCTTCGAGTTTTAACTCGAGTGTTACCTTGAAAATTTACGATGTACTCGGAAGAGAAATAAAAACATTAGTTAACAAAGTTCAAACTCCCGGAAATTATGAAGTTAAATTTGATGCCGGAAATTTATCAACCGGGATTTATTTCTATACTTTAAAATCCGGTGATTTTTATCAAACAAAAAAAATGATGTTAATAAAATAA